The DNA sequence TTCTCTTCACAATTCAGGACTATCATACAGATAGGCCAATCACAACAATCTTTTTACTCTTCTTTACTCCTCCAAAGTAAAGAACAACTCCTTTATGCCACCGCTCCTATGAGCGGTGGTTTTTTTGAGCAAGCGGACCGCTATTGCGCAGATAAAAATAGACTGCTTGAACACGCAGTACGCATCGGAGACAGTCGTTGTCTGATATTACCAAAGAATCGGACAAGCAGCACGCATCAGAGACAGTGGTTGTCTGATATTACCAAAGAATCGGACAAGCAGCACACATCGGCTACAGTGGTTGTCCGATATTACCGAAGAATCGGACAACCAGCACGTTACTGAACAACAAAAAAGCTCAGCGGAATCATCGCGATCCCCGCTGAGCTTTTTCATGTATGCAATTTAAGCCAAGTCTTCCCCGTTGGAAGCAATAACCTGCTTGTACCAGTCGAAGGAATCCTTTTTGCTTCTTTCCAGTGTGCCGTTGCCTTCGTTGTCTCTGTCGACATAGATGAAACCGTAACGTTTCTTCATTTCGCCGGTCGTGAACGATACGCAATCGATGCAGCCCCATGGTGTGTAGCCCATCAGGTCGACGCCGTCCTCTTCGACGGCTTTTTTCATCTCTTCAATATGCGACTTCAGGTAGTCGATGCGGTAAGGATCGTGGCAGCTGCCATCCTCTTCCTTGACGTCGATCGCACCGAAGCCGTTTTCGACGATGAACAACGGTTTTTCATAGCGCTCATAGAACTGGTTCAAGGCATAACGCAGTCCTTCCGGATCGATCGCCCAGCCCCAGTCGGACTCCTTGATGAACGGATTCTTCACGGAGTGCGCACTGGAACCGTCCAAAGATTTCGATACATCCTTATTTACGGTCGAATCGACGCAATTGCTCATGTAGTAAGAGAAGCCGATGTAGTCGACTGTGCCTTCCGCCAAAGCTTTTTGGTCTGCTTCGGTGATATCCAGGTTGAAGCCTTTGCGTTCGAACATCTTCAAAGCATAGGCAGGATAGTGGCCGCGGCATTGCACATCGCAGAAGAACCAGCGATCGTGCATCATCTGGTTCGACAATACCATGTCAGCCGGACGACAGGAATACGGATAGATCGGCACCATGGCGATCATGTTCCCGATTTGGAAATCCGGGTTGATCTCTTTGCCGATTTTGACAGCCAATGCGCTGGCGACCAATTCATAGTGCCCGCATTGATACATCGCTTCTTCCGGATTGGGATAATCGCCGAAGTGCGCGCCCGAGTTGGTCCAGCCGAAGATATCGTTTTTGTAGTTCATTTGGTTGTTGATTTCATTGAAGGTCATCCAATATTTCACTTTGTCCTTGTAGCGTTTGAAGCAGACTTCTGAAAATTTGACGAAGAAATCCACAGTTTTCCGGTTCATGAAGCCGCCGTATTCTTTGGCCAAATGATAAGGCATCTCGAAGTGGGAAAGCGTGATGACCGGTTCGATTCCGTATTTCAATAACTCATCGAAAACATCATCATAGAACTGCAGGCCTTCTTCATTCGGCTCTGCTTCATCGCCATTCGGAAAGATGCGCGACCAAGCGATCGATGTGCGGAAGCATTTGAAGCCCATTTCTGCGAACAAAGCGATATCCTCTTTGTAGCGGCCGTAGAAGTCGATGCCGACGTGGTTCGGATAATAATTGCCTTCGACCACACCATCCGTGATGACGCGGGGAACGCCGTGCGCTCCTGCTGTCATGACGTCCGCTACGCTCAAACCTTTGGAAGTGTTCAGAACCCCTCCTTCAAACTGATGGGCAGCTAATGCGCCGCCCCACAAAAAGTCTTTATCCAATGCCATAATGATCTCTCCTCTTATTTATATTTGATTTTATAAGCCAAGATGATTGATGCCAACACAAATGTAATGCCGTTCGCTGCAATGATGGCGACATCCCGGATATTGATTCCGTGGATCATCCATAGAAAAACCCCAGCCACAAACATGGTGTACATGCCTAGTGAAATGCCGGATGTATCCTTTGTTTTGATAACCTGCCATGCTTGCGGGATGAACGATAGCGTTGTTAAAAATGCTGCTATGATACCTATCATTACTTCTCCTCCTAATTGATATAGCTGTGTGACTCAGAAGACGACTACACTCTGTTTACAATTCGATTATAAAGGATAGAGACCCATAAACAATATATCCCGGATACTCCGTAACAACGTTTACAAATTCACCATTTTTTTGCTCCGGATTATCAAATAACATTCGCAAATATGATAGGATGGTCTTGAGGTTCAGAAGAAACACGAGCGGAGGATTCAGATGCTTATCAGAGAACGACTGGAGAATTTTGATTTCTCAAACAGCGAACAAAAGATAGTAACTTATATACTGGAGAAAAAAGCGGCCATCCAGGAAATGACCACCAAAGAGATTGCCGAAGCGACATACACTTCCCCTTCCACATTGGTAAGGATTGCCCATAAGATGAACTTCAGCGGCTGGAGCGATTTGAAGGAAGCTTTCTTGAAAGAAGAAGAATATTTGCAGAAACACTTCAGTGAAATAAACGCTAACCTGCCTTTTCACCGTAATGATACCATCATGTCGATTGCAAGTAAAATTGCTGCCCTGGAAAAGGAATCCATTGATGACACCTTGTCGCTGATTACCCATGACGACCTGCAGAAGGCCATCCAGATCATCCGGAAGTCTTCCTATACCAGTCTTTTTGCAGTCAGCAACAACCTTTTGATCACGCAGGAATTCCAGCACAACATGTCACGGATCAAAAAACGGGTGGACATCTGCTTGCTGCAGGGCGAAACGATCTTCAAGGCGCACCTGGCGGATCCTTCCTCCTGCGCGATCATCGTCTCCTATTCCGGAGAAACTACGATATTGAACGAGACGATCCAATATTTGAAAGCGAACAAGATCCCCATCATCGCCATCACCAATATCGGAGACAATACGACCGCCCGGCTTGCGGATTGCGTGCTCCGGATCTGCACACGGGAGAAGCTCTATTCAAAAATCGCCACCTTCTCCACCGACAGCGCCATTGTGTACCTGCTGGACGTGCTCTATTCCTGCATCTTCGCGCTCGATTACGACGCCAACCTGCAGCTGCGGATCAGCACTTCCAAGATGATCGAAGCCGGCCGATCCTCAACGGTGGCTATCATCAAGGAAGAGGATCACGTTTCTGGATGATAAAATATCAGTTGTGTCCGTGAAAACAGCAAAAAAACCATCGCCCCAATCCGGCGATGGTTTTTTGCGTTTTTGTTCAATGCAGCTTCTTCGTCATGATGAAGTCGGTCTGCTCATCGTCGCCCATAAAGAACGAATGCGCGCCGGTACGGACAAAGCCCATCTTTTCATAAAAAGCGATGGCATTTACATTGTGTTCCCAGACGCCGAGCCAGATCAGATTCTTGTCTTGCCCGCGGGCGATTTCGATCGCTTTGTCGATCAGGAAGCGTCCGAGTCCCTTGCGCTTGAAGGCCGGCCGGATGTAGATCCGCTCCACTTCCAATGAATCAGCTCCCATCTCTTCCGTCAGGGCCGCAGCGACATTGACCTTCATATAGCCTGCAAGTTCCTCATCGTCATACAGAAAGTAGAAGGTCGAACCTTCAGTCGAAAGCTCCGCCTTCAGCTTCTCCGGATCGTAGGCCTTGTCCAGGTATGCCTGCATGTCTTCCGGAGTGTTGTAGGCCGCGAACGTGTCAGTGAACGTTTCGATGCCGATTGCTTGAAGATCCGCTAAGTCTTCGCTGCCGCATTTTTTCAGTGTGATTGCCATTTCTCTCTCTCCTATCCTTGCTTCAGTAGTTTCGTTTATTGCCTTTCTTCACGTATTCCCAGTCACCTTCGACGTTTTTCCTAACCTTTTGGAGCAGACCGATGAGAAGCGCTGATTCATCTTCCGATAAACCCTGCAGCGCCACCCGTTCCGAGTGCTCGTTTTCCCTGCTGATGTTCGGGAAGACCGCATTGCCTTTTTCTGTCGGGAAAATATGTTTGATCTTTCTGTTAGCGGAGTCGGATTTCTTTGCGATGAATCCGTTCGATTCCAGCTTTTTGATGGCGCGCGAAGCCGTCGTGCGGTCCACTTTGATCATTTCCGCCAGCTTTTCCTGGATGATGCCCGGATTTTCGCAGATTCGGATAAGGTACAAGTACTGCCCTCGCGTCAGGTCGTACTCCTTGAACTCGATATTCGCGATCGACTCCAAAGCCCGGGCGATCATGCCGATTTCGCGAAGAATTTCCGCCATACAACCCACCTGCTTTCTTCGGGAAATTTAGTTAAAGGATACCGTATTTTTATTGCATTTGCAACAAAAACCAAGGTGAATAAAGAGGTGGCGCTCCAGATGTCGGATATTCCCAAGTTATCCGACAATGAGCGGCACGTTCGCTCTCAACTTGTCGGATATTCCAACGCATCCGATAATTATGACCATATTTGCTCTCCGTTTGTCGGATTCTTCCAGTTTATCCGACAACTATCGCTGTCTCAGCGGATAACAAGGTTCCCGGGATGAAGCTGGAACACAAAAAAGAGCTGGAACAAAAGTCCCAACCCTATCCTTTCAGCATCCCATCATAATGATCTACTTTCCCTTTAATTTTTGCCAAGGTCTCCTGCAGTCCGAAAATTTTCTCCTCCAGCAGGTCGCATTCGTCGACCCACAGATCCCGCCTGGCCGGAACGGTATGGAGGCCTTCTGCGCACAGCCGTACATAATCGATCAGCGGTTCGATCGACACCCCCGCTGACCGCACGGCTATCATGAAATCCAGCCACTGCAGATCCTCATCCGAATACTCTCGGATGCCGCCCTTGATCCGTTTCACGGGAGGAATAAGCCCGATCCTTTCATAATAACGCAAACTATCAAGCGAAATATTCTTCTCTTTGCTGACTTGAGCAATTCTCATCTTTATCCCCTGCGCTTTCAGCTTTCTTCCGGAGCGAATTCATTCAGGCAATTCAACGCCGTTAACGTCCGCGGATACCCAATGAACGGCAACAATACTGTGATCGTATCCAGCAGCTTTTGCTTGTCATTGCCGACACGGAGGTTGTTGCGGATATGCCCCTTCATTTGCGGCTCAGCTCCGCCCATCGAAGCCAGCATAGTAAAGATCAGCAATTCCCGTTCCTGGATCGACAAGCCGCTGCGGGTAAAGAAATCACCGAAACAGTTATCCGCCAGGAAAGTGGCGAAATGCTTCTGGTTCTGCGGCATCGTGTCCAGCATGTTGTCCACAGTGTCCCCCGCAGCCTCGCGGACGATTTCCAAGCCCTTCTCAAAACGGTTTTCGACAGTCGTTGTGGACTGCCCCTCCAACGGCAGCGTAATCCCTCTTTCCTCCAACACTTCGTTTGCCGCATGCAGGAAATCGAACACTTTCCCCAAGCCCGCATAAGGGACAGCCTGATAGACGATCTCCTTCAGCTCAATCGGCGTGACGCCTACATTCATAGCACCCTTAGCCATCGCTTTGAACTCGTTCACGCATTGCATGGCGATCAAAGCCGCCAACAGCACCTTCTGCCTTTCTTTCACATCCAAACTGGTGTATTGCAGCACTTCATCAAACGCGAAATTATCGAACACTTCAATAAATTCCGGATCCTTTTCAGCCAATATCGACACGTGCCCGGGAAACAGTTCATCATGGTTCTTTTTTGCAGTTTCGCTTATTGCCATCGCTCATTCCTCCTGTTTCTGCTTTTGTTGCTTCCAGTGTAATCCCTGAAGTGGACTCCAAGTCAACCGAAACAGCAGCTGTTCAAAAACATTTTTTTATCGGCGTAAAACACTTGTCTTGGAGTTAACTCCAACAGTTACAATAGGGTTATACTTAAAACAAAACATTTGGAGGCGCTGTCATGGAATATATAAAATTAGGCACTACCGGTTTGGAAGTCTCAAAACTTTGTCTGGGTTGCATGGGCTTCGGAGAACCAGAACGCGGTCGGGAAAAATGGTCGATAGGTGAAGCGGAAAGCCGCGATGTCATCAAAAAAGCATTGGACTCCGGAATCAATTTCTTCGATACTGCGAATTTGTATTCTGCCGGATCCAGCGAAGAGATCGTCGGGAAGGCATTGAAGGACTTCGCCAACCGCGATGAAATCGTCTTGGCTTCCAAATTGTATTTCCCGATGTTCGACGGGCCGAACGCGAAAGGCTTGTCGCGCAAAAGCATCTTTGCGGAAATCGATCACTCTTTGAAAAGATTGCAGACCGATTATCTGGATTTGTACATCATCCACCGCTGGGATTACGGCACGCCTATCGAAGAGACGATGGAGGCCCTGCACGACTTGGTGAAAATGGGGAAAGTGCGTTATATCGGAGCCTCTTCCATGCATGCTTGGCAATTTGCGAAAGCCCAATTCATCGCCGAGAAGAACGGCTGGACAAAATTTGTTTCCATGCAGAACCTGTACAATCTTCTCTACCGGGAAGAAGAGCGCGAAATGATCCCTTTGCTGCAGGACCAAAAAGTGGCGATGACACCCTGGAGTCCGTTGGCGGGAGGAAGATTGACGCGGGATATCGGCACCGTCACAGCCCGTGCCAGCCAAGCCGTTGAGGCAAACCTACCCGCATACATTGTGGCTTCCGACAATGAAGTCATCTCAAGGGTCCATAAATTGGCCGACGAACGCGGCATCACCCGTGGACAAGTCGCGACTACCTGGATGCTGAGCAAAGACTACGTCACCGCCCCGCTGATCGGCGCGACAAAAGTGAAATACTTGGATGATGCCTTGGGTGCATTCGAAATTGCATTGAGCGCAGCAGAGATCAAGTATCTGGAAGAAGCCTACGTTCCAAGGAATATCACGGGATACAGATAGAAACGATGAGGCTCTGCGGATGGATGGCTCAAGATAGCTTAGGCTGGGCAGCCCCCTCACCTCCGATGAGGAGTGATTTGGCCGGAGGTACGGAAACAATCCAGACACTCAGTTCCGGTTAAGGGGCGCTCACCGGAACTGAATATAGTAAGAACATCTGAACTCCTGCGAACACTTGCTTCGCCGGAGTTCAGATGTTCTATGATGAGAAGTAAGCTTTCCGCAAGCTGTCGTTCTCTTTGTGTATGGACACCCTCTTAACCGTTTGAGGTTGATAGGTACCCTATGATCCATAAAAATGATTGAATGATTCTTAATTCCAAGTGGATTTAATAGAATGTATCTCGAGCGAATTTATTGTAACTTCACCGTCTTCAACATAAAATTTCAACCCTCTACTATCGTCTCGTGGGAAAATTAAATCTGTTATTGCATATTCTCCATTTTGTAAAAAAACTTCAACAGAATTTTTATCAACCAAAATTTTTAGGTTGATCACTTTACTGTCATTGATTGAAACTGCGTGGCGCCCATTAAAATAAGGACTGAAATACAATTCTTCTGACTGACTACGCTCAACAAACAGTTCATTTTTTGACTCAGAAAAGCCGATCACCGTTTCATCCTGATTTTCTTCAGACATTCTGACTTTGATTCCAAAATCTACCGGTTGGTTTAGTTGAATTTCAGCATTCAGTTCAAATACATCGGCTTCAATCCCATCTAATAAATCAGCAGCTTCTATGGAATCAACTACCTGATTTTCAACCCTGAATAATTCCTTATCTCTAAGTGCGGTTAACTCATCAACTGGATGCTGAAATAACTTTATGCTTCCATCTTCTGTAGTTTTCAATTCTAGTGACCTTGGAACGGACATTGAACCTCGCCATTCCTCTGTAGGCACCCGGTTGGCATATAACCAATTACTCATCCAAGCGATCATGATTCTACGCCCATCTTCATCAGGAATATCCGAAAAAGATTGCCCTGCATAAAAGTCAGCACCATAATCGAGCCAGTTGATATGGTCTGGTTCGTCTATGCTTGTAAATGTTGTTCCATCAAAGTCCCCTATGAAATATTGCGCACCGGAACCACCAGCAATGGCACCATCACCTATGTCCACTTGTAATACCCACTTTGTATCATCCGAATCGCCATCAACCGGCAGTTCAAATAAATCCGGGCACTCCCATACGCCTCCTTGTGCACCTGCGCCCTCTCCAAACTCACTCATGAAATTCCAATCAATTAAATTTGGGGAATCATAAAACATTACCTTTTTTCCTGCTGCAAGTGACATCACCCATTTTTCTGTTTCCTCATGCCAAAACACCTTGGGATCCCGAAAATCCTTTATCTCTGGATCGACAGGTATCACTGGATTTCCATCGTATTTCTCCCAGCTGCGACCCTTATCTTTGCTGTAAGCAATACTTTGCTTTTGACCTTCGCCGTTTTGTGTGTAAATCGCAACCAAGCCTTCTCCACCGTCAAAAAATCCAGATGTGTCGTTCCAGTCAACTACCGCACTACCTGAAAAAATCGTTCCTAAATCATCGGGTTCTAAAGCAATGGGCTTATGATCCCAATTGATCATATCTTTACTTATCGCATGGCCCCAATACATTGGACCCCATTGATTGCCATCCGGATTGTGCTGATAAAACAGGTGATATTCACCAGCGTAATAAACCATTCCATTTGGGTCATTCAGCCAATTCTCTTCGGGTGAAAAATGAAACTGAGGGCGATGTTCTTCAGCATAATAGTTTCTTGAAGTTATCAAACTAAAGATAACAAATACTAAACTGGCTAATGCTATTAAACCAGAAAATAGAACAAAGTGTTTTCTTTTCATTTTAATCTCTCCTACATTCTCTTATGATTCTATCTTTAGATGACCTTCAATAGCCATGATTGACCAATCACTCCCCTTAGCTTGATACATACGATTTGAGAGGACAATTTCATCATCCAGATAGAGGACAACAATATCATCTTCTAAGACCAGTTTAATAGTTACACTAGATCGATCAGCAAAGTCAAAGGGCATTTCAGTTTGTGGAGCATAATTTTCCATCCTATCTAAAGAACGATTATAGTATGCGACTGTATTTAGTTCTGTATCAAAAATAACATTTAAAATCGATTGATCTTCTTTACCATTGAATTGAAAGGCCCATTTTTTCGTTTGTTCGTCTAAAACGACATTTCCAGAATACAGAACGGTTTCCTCATTAGCATCAAAAGTGATGGATTGGCCTTCAGGAATTGTCTGATTTGTGAAAGTTACCGTATTCACCTGTTCTTTAACGCTTTCAGGCAACGTCGGCAATAGTTGATCATCCTTAGCTATCAATTCATGGACAGCAAGATTACCTGCCCAATTATAGTTTTGATTGTCACGATGTTGTTCTTTTGTTGGAATCCAGCCTACTACATAAAGTTTTTCTCCATCTGTTTCTAATCTTCCCGCATAAAATCCGGAACCATCCCAATGATCTAAGTTAGCTGGTTTGACAAAAGGTCCATTGACATTATCCGCAATACGGTAATGAACGACACGTTGATTCCATTGATCAGAAAATGCCAAATACCATTTTCCTTCAAAGAAGACAAGTGATGGACATTCCAAGTTGGAATCGTTTCCAAAATCGTTTATAAAAAAAACACCCTGATCTTCCCATGTTATTAAATCTGTCGAAGTATATCTAGCAATAACACCGGTCCCATTTTGACGAGCCGTAACAAGCATCCAATACTCTTGAGATTCTTCTTCGTAAAACACAAAAGGATCTCTGAAATCATCTGCTTCATACTGTCCATCAGCGAAAAACGTGTGCTCGGGCTGCTTATTCCACTTGACTCCATTTTTACTGGTGGCATGCATAATTGCTTCCTTGGGTGACAATGATCCATTATGGCCGGTATAAAATGCATGATACAATCCATCTGAATCAATTATGACAGAACCAGTCCCTAAAGCTAACTCCTGATCGTTCTGATCATTTACAAATGGAATCACTTCACCATGATCTGTGTAATTAATAAAGTCAGTCGTCGTCATTAAACTGATCGGATGAAATCCAGTCTGATCATCTCGTAAGTCTTCTAAATAATAAATCATAAATTCCTCACCATTAAAATAAGGCATTGGATCTCCAGCGAAGCTCTCATTCGAGCGCGGATAAACTTGTTGGATCGTCGTCTTATTAGAGAAAAAATCTGTTTTACTTATCAAGATCAACCCTCCAATGAAGATAGTGCCTAGACCAATACTTAGCCATTTTTTCAATTTAGCCCCTCCTATTACTTTTTTGGAAACGTTTCCGTTTTCAAATATAACATTTTAAAGTTAAATTGACAAGATTAATCCATTTGTTATTGCTATACATTTTTTTATTATAATAAACGGAATGCTGATACATAGCCAAAGAAAGCCCAGAAGGATGGAAAACCATCTCTCTGGGCTTTTTTCGTGTGTGATACCAGCGGCCGGTCAAAGATCACTAAGATTGTTCATCCTATCTTACCCCATGTTTCAGTAATTGTAAGAGTGAATGCCGTACGCCCTCTTCCTCATTGGTTTTGGTGACGTAATCAGCATTTTTCTTGATTGGTTCCTCGGCATTACCCATTGCCACACTGATACCGGCAAAATTTAGCATTGAAAGATCATTTTCATTATCGCCGATTGCCAAAATTTCAGACGGATGAATGGCCAAGTGTTTGGCAAGCCTCTGTAAGGTTTGGCCTTTGCTGGCTTGTGAATGCAAGAATTCGAAAAAGCAGTCCAGACTCTGCATCATATTGAAGCGCTGTGCATATATGTCTGGAATCTGTTTGATTGCCCGCTTCAGTTTTTCCTCAGTGCCCACAAACATCATCTTGTAAATCGGAATCTGGCGGAAATACGCATCCGGAACACAATGGATGGGTGCTTTGTTGAGGTAGCCATCATAGGCTGTGTGCGGGTCGATTGTCGTATTGCTCGTGTAGATTCCTTTTTGACTTTGTACATGGTATGCCAGTTGCAGTTGCTCGCTCAATGCTTTGATGGCTTGATAATCCTCATAGGGAAGTGGCTGTTCAAAAAGGGCTTGCCCGCCCTGTGCATCTGAAAGTAACGCACCATTGAAGCTGATGACATACTCCTCTGCTCCGGTCAGATCCAACTGAGAGAGCAAAGGAGCTAGACTATAAAATGGGCGACCCGTGCATAAAACGACTTTAACGCCACGTCCTCTTACTTGTTGAATCGTCTGACGGGTTGCATCGGAGATCAAGCCTTGCCGATCAAGCAATGTACCGTCAAGATCCAAAGCAACCAGCCGAATCATACCTTCACCACTTCGATTGCATTCAAGACCTGATAGGCTGCACCATACACCCCGGCATCATTGCCCAAGGCTGCTTTGCGCAATTGAATGTGCCCACTAATCTGTGGAAAGGTGTATTGATCCAACGCCGTTTTCAATGGTGTCAGAAACGCCTCGCCCGCCTCAGAGACGCCACCACCAATCACCAATTCCTCTGGATCAAGTGTATTCAAAATTCCAGCTATCGCTCGGGCTAAGTAATCAATCGTGATTGTCAGCGCTTCTTGCGCACGTGAATCTCCTTGTGCAATCAATGCGAAGATTTCTTTCGTGTTGCTGACCACTTCTTCCCCTGCCAGCTGATTCATCGTCTTGAGCATTCCTTTGGCCGATCCGTAGCATTCCAAGCAGTTGGTGTTCCCACAGCCGCATAGGCGCGTTTCTTCCGACTGCACCGGAATATGACCGATCTCACCACCGGATGCGTGTCTGCCATTCAAAATCTTTCCATCCACGATAATGCCGCCGCCAACCCCAGTTCCTAGTGTCACAAACACAATATCGCGCAGTTGGTCGGCAGATCCTTGCCACAACTCACCGAGAGCGGCTGCGTTGGCATCATTCAATAAAACAACCGGAATATTCAGCCTTTTCTCCATCAATTGCTTCAAAGGAAAGTCCGACCAGCCCAGATTGACCGCGCGTTTCACGACTAAATCATCCACCGGTCCCGGTACACCGATACCGATTCCCAGCAGTTCACCGCTGTCTTGTTTCTTATCAGCCAGCCTTTTTTTGATGCTGGCAACCATTTCATCGGGAATAGATACCCCATTTGCTTCTGTATTCGTAGGAATTTGCCACTTATCGAGCATGGTCCCTGTCGCATCGAAAAGCGCCATCTTGATTGTGGTACCGCCGATATCGATGCCGATTAGTTTTTTTAGCATAATATGTCCTTTCTTTTGCTTATTTATAAAGTTGTATCTGTTTTTTCTTGAAGACGATTTACTTTCACACCGTCTTTCACCGTAAACAATCTCGCCAAGAGTACGATTTCGATTGCAAACAATGCTACGAGAAAAATCAAACCCATTCTGGAGCCGTTGATTGTTGACTGCGAAATGCCGACAGACTGATCCGACTGGCTCTGTGAGATAATCGTAGCGATGATTGCGGTTCCTGAAGCTCCGGCAAATTGTTGAAAAGTCATGATGATTGCATTCCCGTTGGCTTGTTGCGCCTGTTCAAGCTGAGCCAGACCATTTGTCATCAAATTACCGAAGGAAAATCCGATTCCTACGGTAAAAATAAAGTACAGTACGCCAATCATCAGATTGCTTAACGATCCACATAAAAAGGTGAACATCAATAACGAGAGGAGGATTACCAAGCTCCCCATCATTATCGGTTTTTTGGCCCCAAATCGATCCAGAATCCGGCCGCCCAGCGGTGTAAACAAGGCACCCAATGTCGCCCCAGGAAAGACGACAAATCCTGAGACTTGAGCAGTGCTGCCATTTACCAACTGAATGTAATTTG is a window from the uncultured Trichococcus sp. genome containing:
- a CDS encoding family 43 glycosylhydrolase, with amino-acid sequence MKKWLSIGLGTIFIGGLILISKTDFFSNKTTIQQVYPRSNESFAGDPMPYFNGEEFMIYYLEDLRDDQTGFHPISLMTTTDFINYTDHGEVIPFVNDQNDQELALGTGSVIIDSDGLYHAFYTGHNGSLSPKEAIMHATSKNGVKWNKQPEHTFFADGQYEADDFRDPFVFYEEESQEYWMLVTARQNGTGVIARYTSTDLITWEDQGVFFINDFGNDSNLECPSLVFFEGKWYLAFSDQWNQRVVHYRIADNVNGPFVKPANLDHWDGSGFYAGRLETDGEKLYVVGWIPTKEQHRDNQNYNWAGNLAVHELIAKDDQLLPTLPESVKEQVNTVTFTNQTIPEGQSITFDANEETVLYSGNVVLDEQTKKWAFQFNGKEDQSILNVIFDTELNTVAYYNRSLDRMENYAPQTEMPFDFADRSSVTIKLVLEDDIVVLYLDDEIVLSNRMYQAKGSDWSIMAIEGHLKIES
- a CDS encoding Cof-type HAD-IIB family hydrolase, with product MIRLVALDLDGTLLDRQGLISDATRQTIQQVRGRGVKVVLCTGRPFYSLAPLLSQLDLTGAEEYVISFNGALLSDAQGGQALFEQPLPYEDYQAIKALSEQLQLAYHVQSQKGIYTSNTTIDPHTAYDGYLNKAPIHCVPDAYFRQIPIYKMMFVGTEEKLKRAIKQIPDIYAQRFNMMQSLDCFFEFLHSQASKGQTLQRLAKHLAIHPSEILAIGDNENDLSMLNFAGISVAMGNAEEPIKKNADYVTKTNEEEGVRHSLLQLLKHGVR
- a CDS encoding ROK family protein; this translates as MLKKLIGIDIGGTTIKMALFDATGTMLDKWQIPTNTEANGVSIPDEMVASIKKRLADKKQDSGELLGIGIGVPGPVDDLVVKRAVNLGWSDFPLKQLMEKRLNIPVVLLNDANAAALGELWQGSADQLRDIVFVTLGTGVGGGIIVDGKILNGRHASGGEIGHIPVQSEETRLCGCGNTNCLECYGSAKGMLKTMNQLAGEEVVSNTKEIFALIAQGDSRAQEALTITIDYLARAIAGILNTLDPEELVIGGGVSEAGEAFLTPLKTALDQYTFPQISGHIQLRKAALGNDAGVYGAAYQVLNAIEVVKV